The genome window GGGCAAATCGGGTGACTGTACGAGGTACACCTCGTGGTAGGCTGAGGTCTGGGTAAAGTTATTTCGCTGGCCTACAGTTCTGGAGCATCCCCTGCCCAGCATGGCCAGCAAGTGTCATgatagggaattctgggagttatagccctccctccccaaaagtaacttttccaagggctGGGGATGTCTGCCAGAGTCATCTCTCCCTACGGATGAACAGGGCCGCCATTTTGAAAGGGGTGGTCCCCTCTGGGGAATCTAACCTTTGGTCCTGCGGGCTGGTTGCACAGAAGATGTGAGACGTCAagctatgagagagagagagagagagagagagagagaaagcgacgGAGGTCCCAAGGTCACCCCGTCAATTTCACCGGTCGGTTGGAAACTAGAAACTGGGTCTCCTGAGAAGGCCTGTTCAACACTCTGAACATGATCCCACCTAGGCTCCATCTTTGTATGGGCAGCGCTGATGAACGACCCATGATCTTGGGAGGCAGGGAGCGTTCCAACGATGGAGGCACTCAAAAGGGAATTGGACCACCCTCGGTccgatgtgctttgatttggattcctgccttgaccaGGAGgatggactccatggccttagaggccccttccaactccgttattctCGCATCCTGTGATTCTAAGCCATGACACCGGCTTCCCTAACCctgggaagagaggaaaaggccCGCTTTCAGCGGGAAGGCCTCCTTCTCCAGCGACCGAGGGAGGGAGCCTCTGTGCAGCTCTCATGACGGGATCCCTTTATAGCAGCCGTGCGTGTGAGTGACCCCCTTCAGGCATCTACCGCGCTCGAACAGGcacttcccttccccttctcctgcAGTGATGCTTCTCTTTCAGCGGACGAGCATCCTAACAGCCCATCATCAGCTAGAAACCGAGAACGCCAATTGGAGCCCGGCAGCCTCGCTGCTCCAATCAGGGCAGAAATCAGGGGATGCAGCTGTTGCCAAGGTTCCCAGCGCCTCCGCTGGACCAGCCCTGACGACGTGGGGgctcccccttttcccctccctatCAATGCACccttattttctatttttgcagAGGGGGCCCTAGGTCCCGTGTTTACATCTCATGGGAGGAAAGCACATTTTCACCTGTTCGACTGAATCCCTGTGGTTTTTAAAGCGACTCCTTAAGTTTATCTTTTGATTCCTTCCTATTTCTcagcaacccccccaaaaaacattctTGCTTAGATCGCCCTCTGGCGGACCACGGAAAATGAAAGCCTGGCCCGGCTGGGTCAAACCTCGCCGATCctcagcaggggtgggcaacgtgtggccttccagatgcctTTAGGCGACATCATTTCCCATCATCATCCTACACTGCTGGCTGTGTGGGCTGGGGCCAATGAGTGAGGCAACATCTTGATGGCCCACGTCTGGAACGTAGAAAGCTTCCATTTTGCGATTGTCACTCCCAAAATCTCCTTACCAACagggactaccactcccagattCCACGGCCACCATGGCCAGAGGCCGGGCAAAACAGCGAACGTGACCACGGTCTTCTGCACATGGTGATTTGTGCGAGGAAGTGCTTTCTCCGACCTGTCCAGAATAGACTCTTGATTTCAATCAATTTATATTCTATAtagggagagaaaagggaggcTGGGTCACCTCCGGTCGTGGATGTTTTCCTGGTAGGCTCCTGCATTTCACTGTGGAGTGGACGAGTCTTGGGGTGACCACCTGTTTTCTACACTccagaaactgggggggggacaccaattTGCAAAGCAGAAAGTGGGGAAGCTCCAGGCTGTGGGTCCAAGGTGAGTCTCTTGCACTCAGTCCAGACCCGGGCTACTCTCTCACTCGCTCTCCTCCGAACGACTGGCACGGTGCGTTAGTGTGTGTGCCAGCAAGTTGATCCGGACTTagtgcaaccctttccagggttttccatgtaCAGGAGTTACTTAGAGGTGGTCTTTTTTCTTAaatgggggagccctgggactccTGTGCCGTTTgcgcaaggccacacaggatggttCTACTTGCGGGAGGTGccgtgggggatcgaactcccaacttctggttctgcaagCCACAGAATCAaagcactgaactatccagccagctactggCATTATATATCTATCCATCCCTATTCTGCCCCAACCGGACACCTGCCAATTTGATTTTATTCTATTCAGTCATTCAAACGGTCTCCACGGGTGCACCCATGTTAAGACAGTTGCagtgaaaacccacaacaacgcaCCTTGCAGAGCAAACTCGCTTCTTACACCATAAGCCTTCATGAGCTAGTAGGTACATTGCAGGAAAGAACTATGACTCCCATTTGGCAAAGTCACAGGATCAGGATCTCTCTACCAGAGGTGTCATAGGTTTGTGGGAgatggttggactacaactcccggaactGTCCGGGATCAACAGTTATACTAAACAGGAGGactctgggagtggtagtcccaaGACCCTTGCACCTCTACCCCTTCCAGTTTCTGCATTTCCAGCCCCTCGAGAGTATGgacaccccccccaaagcagCCACGCACGGGTGTGCACGCCCCCAGAATCTGATGACCGGGCCTTGGCCTGGGAACGCTTGACGTCCTCAAGAGAATTAGTGATGTCAAGACAGGGTTACACAGAGCGCCGGGCCGCCTTTCGGGACCTCAAATGATGTTCATTTGAACACTTGAACCTCAGGGTTTTGCTTCTGAGGCGCTTCAATTGTCGTTTTGATGGGGTGATGATGTCGGGCATGGAAATGCTGCTGGCGGGGCCATTGTGgcgccggggggtggggggttaggGTGACCCAGAGTCATGCGAAGGACCTCAACAGGCAGTATatgaaagcaagaaggaaagaaggacggGCACAACTCAAATGTATcgaaacattgactggtgttatagaacagatgcaagttttaacccaaaatgGCGCAGGATGtaggctgttcctaatattgcctttttttgtaataataataataataataataataataataataataataataataataataataataataataataataataataataataataataatataatttattgtcattgtaagtatatacgcagtataccatacaacgaaattcacagacacccagagaccagacacatgcacacacataacattccccaaacactccccacccactagaagtcccccactaaaaatacaaacatagcTCTGAtgggtgtgatttctgagatctgcaactgcttatagttattattactgttataGTTATGCTGattgttattattcttattcttaatcCTGAATAAACGCAAATCAGAGAGTAAAGAATCGCTTCCAGTGGATGCCCTGACTTCCAGTttgagcaaaataaaaaagaaatggggaAGTCTTTAAAGTGgtaaaatattctttctttctttctttctttctttctttctttctttctttcgtctcTTGCCTTTGGTATTTACTTCCGAGTAGACCTGCCGATGCGCGCTCCACGCGCCCGCCCGCGCCGAGATCCCAGAGCGGCCAGCAGGGGGCGAGCGAGTCCAGCGGGACGTGCGCGGGGACCGCGAGCGCATGCGCgcttcgcccgcccgcccgctcgcggCGATCCCTCGGCGGCGCTTCCTCCCGAGCGGAGCCTTTTCATCCCTCGGCGGACACCGTAGCGGCGAGACGATGTTTGCGGAGCTGAGCGAGCTGCTCGGGGTCTCCGTCGAGCAGCCGGAGCGGGTGAGGGGCGCGTTCGGGAATGCCGAGCTTGGCTTGGCCTTCCTCGCTTCCCGTCGTTCCTGTgtatatgggggtgggggagagaagagagacgCGTTCGCTCTCCCATGATGCAGCGCGTGCTGTGCTACGGAGCGaggcatgctgggagttgtagtctacacGTCCAGGGCATGCCCTGGCTTTGCTGCAGTTTTCAGCTGAACTGGGAGggtgttgaatttttttttttgactgcaactcccagaatccctcctgTTCAACCACAAGGTTCTAATTACTAAGTAAGGAACGAGTTAATAACTAGTAGTTCGTTATTAGTAATTGATTACACTTCAGCCCAGGAGGGAGAAATGTTGGGCTCTCAGTCCCCACCAGCCCCAGCTGGGATGCCTAGAGGTCaggatgatgggatctgtaggCCGGCAGCCTCTGGAGGGTACtcgctccttttttttttttgcaatcagtAGGAAATCATAACAGGAAGGGTTTTAAAGGGAACCTTAAGCATGTGTCCCCGTAAGATTGTTATGTCAGCATTAAAACATTTAGCAGTCTCCCCTTTGGGTCAATGTCATTCAGGAGTCCCGGCGGGGTGCAGTGGGTGGAGCGATGGCCCCAGGAGGCCTGGGGTTGAGTCTCCCCCCCGCTCGGCTGCGGACACTCACCAGGGGTGGGCAAGCAAAACTGcaaaaaccgctccttaaatctctcgctcaccttgaaagcccttttagggtcgcTCTAAGTCgtttccgacttgatggcacacaacacacgGTGAAGGTCAGTCTGAGCCAACCTGTCGGAATCCTTCCCGAGGTGAGTGAAAAGGTTCACTAAAACACAGAAGTTGGTCGCTTTGATGCGTCATCGTGCCCGTTTTCACGCAAAACTAAACCCGAAATAGAATCCAGTCCAAAGGCAGTGCCTGATCCCAGGAAGGCCACTCCAGACCAGACTCCCTCTGGCCAGGTGTTGGGTTTtatacctctctctcttttcacccccaccccccctctCTTTTGCACTCTGTCTTCCAGGGCAAGCTCACTTTGCTGTGTGCCGCCAACACAGATGCCAGCTTCCTGATccaccatttcctttccttttatttgaaaGGTAGGCAAGCCAACGGCTTGGGAGTCTGAGTTGTGTGACAGGCCAGCTCCCAGGCCCCAGAGCTTGGCACAAATGGGATGCAGATGCCTTCAAAAGAACAGGAGCCTGAGGCTGAAATTCCGTTCTTGATTGGGTCACGTCTTGTGGATAAGGCACAGAACCTGGACATTTTTATCTTTTAGGAGTCTAACTCCCAGCCAGCACTGGCCCCTTGCCCTGTTGGTTAGCCGTTCTTGGAGTGGTCATtcgaaagggggggggaaacaatgttCCCAAGCTTTGCATCTGGATAGCTCCTCTATACACATCTGTTAGGGTTGGCCCGGAGAAGTACAGCATGTGCCTTCGTAAATCAACATCCCCATGCACACATGTTTATTTCTTAAGTAGAATTTTTCCAATAAAGGATGAATATGAAACTGCAGTTGCTATAAACACAAAGTAAAATAGCAGCATAGGGAATTTGGCATAAAAATTAAGCTGAACAAACAAaacctttaaaattaaaatcttgaGAGTCTCAACTCAAAGgtccaaataaattttaaaaaattataatcatGGGAGCACCATGAGCATGTCAGACTATCACAGGTTTTCATCTGGCAAGGGGGAATAAAATGGGGGCTATCCCTCCCCCCATCATCTCCTTTGTCATTTGACAAATTGTCACTTGTTGAGCCGTTGGGCCCATGAATTCTAAAGACCTGAGTAGCCCTTCCTTGCGTTTGAAAAATGTTAAGACTGTCAGAACAAACAAAGGAGCAAGTAAACAAGACAAAGTAAGATTATTTTGGATCACATACGTATCTTTGCAGTGATCAGAAAGCAAACCTCATCTGCAGCCGAGAGGATGGTGGGGAGTTTGTGTCGTATCTAAAGGCCGCTTTTGCTTCCCCATAAACTCTTCCAGCCTGGTTCTGTTTTGACATTTCACTCCACGGGTGGGGCTGGCAGCTCACTGTCCCCTTCAGCATTGTTGTTAGGTGCAGGATTTGTGGGAAACGAGATGGGGGAAGAATGGCTGAGAAAGCCCTTCTCGCACCGTGCTTTGCTCCTCGTCGGTTTTCTGTTGTCGCAAACTGTTTTTTATGGCTGACCTGCATAATAACAAGAAAGTGGGTgtctttgtcatttttttccagctggctgCAAAGTCTGTTTCATTGCTGTTGTGCAGTCGTTCAGTCACTACAGCATCGTCGCCCAAAAGCTGGTAAGTGACACgagttttaattttttcaccAACTACCACACTTTGACGTTTCTggcacccacccatccatcacCCCTCACCTGAGAAAGCAGGCTCAGCCATGGGTGAGATTTCAGTGACTGCCTTTAATGTAACTCAgaggaacatgttcagaggaacATCATCCCCAAATGGCATGGGGATAATGGGAATTCTAGTCCCCcaacagggacgtggtggagctgtaggttaaactgcaaagcctctgggctgctaggtcaaaagaccagcagttcgaatccacgcgacggagggagcgcccgtcgcttgtatcagctcttgccaacctagctgtCTGGAAGCATGTAAGAAtctgagttgataaataggtaccacctcggtgggaaggtcacggcattccgtgtctagtcacgctggccacctgaccatggaaactgtattcggacaaatgttggctctacggcttggagacagcaatgagcaccatgccctagagtcggacacgactggactgtcaaggggaacctttacctttacctagtcccCGAACAACGGAAGCGTGTCAGATTGCGAAAAAAAGCCATTGTGGGCCCTTAATCAGGTGGGAACAGGCTGAGCAGACAACTTCTCGGTAGGCCCTTGGGGAGAGTGAAGCCGTGTTTCTTCATTCCCTCCAAGCGTGGATCTGagatgttgttttttttctctctctctttttccccctaggGAGTCAGTCTGACCGCAGCCAAAGAAAGAGGCCAGCTTGTGTTCTTAGAAGGGCTGAAATCTTCAAACGAGGTCTTGTTTGCTGAACAGCAGGAGCCAGCTTATGCTAATCCTTTCCAGTTTATCAGGTAACCCGACTTTGTTTCTGGAAGTGGAAAGGGCACCGTGTGTATCTGTGAGAGAGTCTACTTTTCTCAACACCATTGGGCAGACTTCAGTCTGGATCCAACCTGGTTGGTCTTCTAAGCTTCTTGGCACGTGACACGGTGGTGGTAAATGTGAAACATCTATTACATTGAATATTGGTAAATGAAAAATGTAGATCCTTTGCCTCGGTTTGGCTCGTGTGACATTCTTGACGTAGTTATCCGTGGTGCTTGAGTTACCCGGTGGAGGGCAGAACGGCAGGTCAGGGCCATGAGGTAAAGAAAGGGTCGCCATTTATTATTAACTGAGATGGACTGGTAACAGGCAACTTGGTAAACTTTGTGTTTCTGGCGACATAACTGCCTGTGGGAGTGTGATTCAGCCGTCGTTTTTCAGGGAGAATATTCTGCCTAATGTAAAATGAAACTTAGATAGACCTGGGGCTGCAACACCTTCAACGTTGTGTATTTGAGCCCTGCAGTTGTGTTGCTTTCTACCATCCATTAGGGTTTGTCAGTGTTTTAAGCCGTCTTGTACTGTATAGTTAACTGTCTGTGAATTCtcgtatttcttcttttttttacacaCTATACTTTTTAATAGACCTACCAGATTGTGAATGTTCTGTTTTAAGCTTCTTGTGCCATGATTTAAATTTCTCAGTCAGTTTTCACTGTTTTGAGAGACCAGCTCATTGTATATGACACTTAGCAGATGGAACAATTTTAGATAAGTATATTGTGATATTTGTTATTCTCGATCCCAGCGGATTCACCTCACATTTGCTGCTTACCATTTACTGTCTGCTTGGATGGTAGAGTGGTtatcctctctcttctccctccaccTGTTGCAGCAGAGATGGTTCAGACCTGAAGGTGCTGTATGAATTTGTCCGGAAATCGCTAAGCCCCACTTCGGTCGGAGAAACGTGGAGGTGCCCGGTGCTTATTGTGGACAACCTGGGGGTCTTGCTGAGCCTTGGTGTGAAGCTGGTGGACATTCTTGATTTCATCCATTACTGTAGAGTCACAGTGAACTCTCAGCTGAAGGTATCCCAGTGGCAATTCTGGTTGTGCTAGAGCTTAATGAGAACAGGAGTCCAAGGGCAGAGGCTGAAAAGGTCCTAGATAGGCCCCTTGGCAAGAGGCTTGCCGAGATGAGTCGAGGAAATAAAAGGCATTTCCTTGAAAGAAATCATCCCTGCGTCTTCTTGGACTGTCGTGTAAAAGAAGAATCCGGAATACCGTTCCTTATTGCCTAGTTCATTTCAGATAGATCAATCCAGGTGGGATGCAGAAACAGTCTAGTCAGGGGGGATCAAGGGTTTTGCTAGCCACTCCTGCTCTGCTCTGAAACGATGGCCGGCAGGTTACCAGCTTCTTCCCCGTCCTGTTTTCTGGCTCAGGGCAACGTGGTGGTGATGGCTCACAGCAGGGAGGATTCGGAGGATGAGGAGAACGAGCGGCTTGTGATGTCCCTCCGTCACCAGAGCCACCGACTCCTGTGGGCGGAAGGGCTGGCTACGGGCTACTGCAAAGACGTCCACGGACAGGTACGCCCCTCCTCCCTtggctccctttccctccctgcaGGCCTTTGAACCAGGAGCTGAGCATCCTGGCTGAATTCCCGGCCCTGTCTCTAGATGTTCCCAGTTCTGGGCTTTTTCACACTGCTGGGGCTTGGACTTGATCCGCCTTCCCAGTCTGAGGTCCTCCcggtctgcggggggggggggggaacaactcccatcatcccccacccacccacccgtggTGCCAGTTCGGAAGAGTTGTCGCCCCCACCTCTGGAGTTTGGCCTCCTGGGGGAGACGTCGCCTCTTCTCTCCTGACCTGTGATTCCGAAACATCCACGCATGCCACTGTAACCTGTTGGAGCGATGGTTCTGTGACTCTTGCTTTCTTCCAGCTGTGTGCAGGTTTGATGGATGGTCGGATCCATTCTCTTGGGAAACACTGGGCAAGGAGTGTTCCAGCGTTTTCATGACGCTGCTGAAAATATTCTGGTGTTCATgcatatggggaggggggaggcctgTTCAGAGTATGGGGCTGGGCTCTCCTTGCTGCTCCTCCGTTACCCCCGCTTTGTTAAACCAGAACTAAACTCAAACaaccctttccctctttctttttttgccccaGCTAACCATCCTCCAGCGGAGCCCCTGGGAGGCCGAAGCTGAGCGGGACCATCCACGCATTTATCAGTACAAGATCCAGGACAGAAATGTCTCGTTTTTTGCCCGAGGGATGTCGGCCGCTGTGCTGTGACTTGGCTGAGGAGCTTTTTTTTAGGGATTCAGAGGCAGACCGAAGGGGCCTCTTCAATGCAGCTGGGTTTTCCAAAGGACTGGGTTGTTCTCACAGCTTCTGTTCTGactctggttccccccccccgccccccccttgGTTCTCTACCAAGTCCTGGTGAAGAGATTTGCTCTGAGCTGCTGTGAGATTATTCAAAATGAGGAATGAAAGTCTGATCCTGATTCTGCAGTGGTTAAGGTGACTTGGTAAAAGCCGCTTGTGATCTGACCCGAGTCAGATCCGAGCTTTGGAACCTGAGTCCAGTGGCTGATGCCATTAGTAGGTTGGCCAGTTCTTCTAAATTAAATCATTCTGATCTGGACAGAGCCAAGACTGCCCTACCCCGACCTGgatctggactacaacttccatgttGTCTGGagatttgggagttgtagtctagccCACCTGGAGAGTGCCCGGTCAGGGGAAGGCTGGCCTGAACAGCCATCTCTGTGTCAAGGACTCCGAACCAGAAACATCAAGGCACGCTCACAATGTTTTCATTAACGTCCATTAGTTCAGTGGCTCTCGGCCATTTCCACCTGAACTTCCTACCAGCTACTCCGTAAGAGGACTTGGGTCCCACCACGGTAGAACAAAAACACTTACTGCAGCCTTTTCCCAATCGGGTCCTTTCCTGGGGAGAGGtgtttggctccttctgggtgtttTGTTACTATATCTATTATTTATGTTAAGTTGTAAAGACATAAAAAAATGCAGCTGTACTGTTGGGAATAATTGCACGCGAGCAAAAACATTACAAGTTGAGAATTGAAATACTATCCCATGGAAGCGTAATTGTGTAAAATACAGATATAACAGATTTAAAAATGGGAGTATTATTTTCAGGAATAAATTTTATTGCAGTGGCTAAAACACAAACCAACAAGAATTTCCATCATTAAGTGGtctgaaaccaccaccacccccatgttCCGCCGAGACCTTTTCCGCATCCCACTGGAGAGACACCACGGCATTAAATAAAATGGCTGGGGGAAGTCAAGGAGAAAGGAAGTATTCTGGGTGTGGTCCTTTCCTGTGTGTTCCTCTTTGTGCCGTCAATCTTGACGGCTGAGCAGCTGTCGGGCAGTCCACCTGCAAAGCGCTTGCATTGTCTATTTGTTTCCTTGAAAGTGGGAACATCTGGATGGCGGGGAAGGTCACCCATCCACTCTCCACACTCAGGGGTTCCTGGGCGAGGCAGGCATCCGCCTAAAGCAGGCTGAGATGCCTTGCCTGTTTGAGCGCCATCCAGAGGAGGGTACCTGGTCACCTGCGGTGGGGATCCGGGCTTCCAGGTCCTGTTGGAAGAGCCCTGCAAAACGGCAGAGGCCGCCTGCAACCACCTCAAAAGTGTGTTAGCCTTTGGGTTCCCTTCTGATTGGCAGGCCTTAATTGGGCTGGCCTTCTTTACTCACCGCAACCTGCAGTGTCATCTTATTTGAGAGTCTGCATcctggatgggggaatctttcAACTCAACCACTGAGTTTAGTTTCAGAAATATTtgggcaggggtggtggtgggtagAATAGCAGAACGGCATTGTCAGCTCCGTTTCCTGCCTCTGAGAAGATTAAATCAAATATCTttatatctcctcctcctcttacgtatgatggacttgtccacaaaagctcacattaaacaaTATAAGAGTTAGTCTTTGTTGTCTTTCCCCCCCaattctccctccacccccacaccTTTAATGATCAAGTAGAGCAGACGGAGGCCTCTTCCTGTCCCTAGAGCTGAGGGACACTCCTAGGATCCGGTTCCAGACAACGAAGTGTACAAGCTGGTACCAAGATTAATGAATAGCCAGGtgctcttccaacttcactcttctatGAAAAAAGGTGaaggctattttaggctgcataaatagaagtacagtttccaaatcttgctagtccccctctattcagcacaggttaggcctcaccttgagtcttgtgttcAGATCTGGACACCggatttcaagaaggatgctgacaaactggaatgagttcagaggagggcgacaaggaggatcagggtgGTGGAAAACAAgcccttaggaggaaaggctgagagaatgggccatgtttagctttgagaaaagaaatatttgaaaagctgtcatgcagaggaagggcaaaatctgttctcgatcatcccagagtgcacaataggtaataatgggctcaagcacccaaatatatactgtatattttattttttcttttaccacACAGGGGAGCATGTACAGAAACCAGCCTATTTTTTTTCAAGCCTGTCTTCCGTTGGTTGCCCTCTCTCTTCCctcgccccttctcctcttgaggGAGAGAGCAAATTTGATATTTCCTTGAGTAACAAAGACCCACCCCACCCATATGCACACATTCCACATTCGTCACATTCCACCATCAAGCCCATAATTGCATTGTATCAGATACCAAATATGCAGAAGAGCAGGACTGGCTTTTCCAAGCGAGGATACCTTGTGCAAAATTAGCCTTCACATCGTGCGCCTGGGACTTGGAAGGGCTGGTTGGGATTTGTGCTCCCACATGCGCAGcttcttgtttagtcattcagtcgtgtccgactcttcgtgaccccatggaccagagcatgccaggccctcccgtcttccactgtctcccgaagttgggtcacagtcatcttggtcgcttcgatgaccctgtccaaccagctcatcctctgtcgtccccttctcttcctgccttcacacttttccaacatcagggtcatttccagggagtcttctcttctcatgagatggccaaagtattggagcctcagcttcaggatcagcccttccagggagcactcggggttgatttccttcagaacggataggtttgttctccttgcagcccgggggactctcaagggtctcctccagcaccagagttcaaaagcatcaatctgCATGTGCAGCAGATGGGTACATATTGCGTCATTCTCAAACTGGCAGAAATGTGCCCTTCCTCCTTGGCTGAAACAGCCCATGGGCAGTTCATCAAAGTCTGTGCCAGCAGACACAGTCCGAGAGGAAAtatggaagagaagggaagagggagagggaaaaaacccacaccctCGGTCGGTTGGGCTTGTGAAggccctgcttcccttcccatcCTCCCTCGGCTGCAGCCCACAGGCCCCTCGCCACTCCCTCCCCTGCCGTGTTCGCCCTGTGGCATCTGCAGGAGGCATCGTTCAGGCTGCAAAAGTGGCGTCCGATCAGTCCCGCACTGCGCCATCGAGGTCAGCCAGGGTCAAAAAGGGAAGCCCACGCACCTGGGTGGCGGATCTGAGCCGTGGAGTCGGCGTGTCTCTCCACTGGGGTTTCCGGAAGGGGGGGAATGGGAGAACGTGTGGGGTGCGCCATTCACTCCAAGCTGGTGTTCCCATTGGGGCAACACGGAGCAAAAGGACCTGAGGATGTCCCGTGAAAAAACGGCACAGGGCAGGTCACTCGGGAAAACGGGCCACGTGCAGAAGGCTGGGAAGCAGGACTGGACCGCTCAGGTCCCAGGAGAGAGGGTTTGTTTTGGGCCCTTGTGCGAGCCTGGCCGGGGAGAATGGGGGCTGGACAGGGAAAGGCTGGGGAAGGGCTGTCCGGCAGCCCCAGGACGCCCAACCCTTCCTGGGCATGGAGGTCAAACGCGGCTCCGGAGGGGTTTCGGTCGGGTGAAGGAGTTCTGCGCGGGCCtgagagaggaagggcaggaggtGCCTTTGAAAAACTGGGGTGCATGGGAACTAGAACTCCCAGGATGCTCCAAGTTGCATGGGATCTCACTTTTCCAAACGCCACACCTCTCcctttttggatttcttttaGGTTTTTCAGCCATGCAGCCGTCAAAGATGAGGAGCCTTACAGGCGGGGCAAGGTGGCAATTGAgagaatatcatcatcat of Pogona vitticeps strain Pit_001003342236 chromosome 6, PviZW2.1, whole genome shotgun sequence contains these proteins:
- the ELP6 gene encoding elongator complex protein 6 isoform X2, whose translation is MRASPARPLAAIPRRRFLPSGAFSSLGGHRSGETMFAELSELLGVSVEQPERGKLTLLCAANTDASFLIHHFLSFYLKAGCKVCFIAVVQSFSHYSIVAQKLGVSLTAAKERGQLVFLEGLKSSNEVLFAEQQEPAYANPFQFIRDGSDLKVLYEFVRKSLSPTSVGETWRCPVLIVDNLGVLLSLGVKLVDILDFIHYCRVTVNSQLKGNVVVMAHSREDSEDEENERLVMSLRHQSHRLLWAEGLATGYCKDVHGQLTILQRSPWEAEAERDHPRIYQYKIQDRNVSFFARGMSAAVL
- the ELP6 gene encoding elongator complex protein 6 isoform X1, with the translated sequence MRASPARPLAAIPRRRFLPSGAFSSLGGHRSGETMFAELSELLGVSVEQPERGKLTLLCAANTDASFLIHHFLSFYLKAGCKVCFIAVVQSFSHYSIVAQKLGVSLTAAKERGQLVFLEGLKSSNEVLFAEQQEPAYANPFQFISRDGSDLKVLYEFVRKSLSPTSVGETWRCPVLIVDNLGVLLSLGVKLVDILDFIHYCRVTVNSQLKGNVVVMAHSREDSEDEENERLVMSLRHQSHRLLWAEGLATGYCKDVHGQLTILQRSPWEAEAERDHPRIYQYKIQDRNVSFFARGMSAAVL